In the genome of Candidatus Dormiibacterota bacterium, the window CCGCCGAGCGGCGGGGGCGGACCGATGACCGGGTGGCCGCGATGCTGCGGCGGCTCGGAGCGGTGCAGCTCGACACCATCTCGGTGCTCGCCCGCTCCCACGAGCTGGTCACCTACGCGCGGCTCGGCGCAGTCGGCCGCGCCGCGGTCGAGGCCGCGTACTGGGGCAGGCCGCCGCGCGCCTTCGAGTACTGGGCCCACGCCGCCTGCGTGCTGCCGCTGGAGGAGTGGCCGTGGTTCGAGGCGCGCCGCCGCCGCAACCGGGCGCGGCGGGAGCGCACCGAGCGCAGCACCGCCGCGGCCCGGAGCGAGGTGCTCGCCCGGCTCGCCGACCTCGGCCCGGTGACCACCGCCGACCTCGGAGGCGCCAAGAACGGCGCGGGGATCTGGTGGGACTGGTCGCCGCTCAAGCTCGCCGTCGAGGAGCTGCTCGCCGGCGGCGAGGTGGTCTGCGTGGAGCGGCGCGGCTGGCGGCGCGTCTACGAGCTCGCCGACCGGGCGGTGCCCGCCGAGCTGCGCGCTCTCGCGCCCCCCGACGACGTGGACTGCGCCGCCCACCTCGTCGGCCTGGCGGCGGAGCGGCTGGGGGTGGGGACGGTGCAGGACCTCGCCGACTACTTCCGCCTCCCGCTCGCCGACGCCCGCGCCGGGATCGAGGCGGCGCGGCTGACCCCCGTCGCCGTCGAGGCCTGGGGCGAGCCCGCCTGGGCCGACCCAGCCGCGCTGGTGGCCCCGCCGCCGCCGGCGCGGTTTCGCCCGGTGCTGCTCTCGCCCTTCGACTCGCTGCTGTGGGACCGGCGCCGCGCCGAGCGGACCCTGGGCTTCGTCCACCGCCTCGAGGCGTACGTCCCGCGGGCGCTGCGCCTGCACGGCTACTTCGTCATGCCGCTGCTCGCCGGCGGCCGGATCCGCGGCCGGGTCGACCCGGCGCGGAGCGGCCACACCCTGGTGGCGCGCCGGGTCTCGGTCGACCCCCCCGCGGTCCCGGCGATGGCGCGGGCGCTGGTGGAGGCGGCGTCCTGGGTGGGGTGCGACGCGGTCGCGGTGGAGGAGGTGGTGCCCGCGGAGCTGGCGGGGCCGCTGCGCGCCGCGGTGGCGGCGGCCGGAGGCTGACCCTGCCGCTGCCGAGGTGGTGTGACAACCTGATGAATGTCCGCATCAGAGTGTTGTCTATATACAATGATACGCAGCGTGGACAAAAAACGAGGTGGATCTCCGGCGGCCGGCGCCGGCGCCCCCCTGCACAACCGCATCGCGGTGCTCCGGGCCGAGCGCGGGCTCTCCCGGCAGCAGCTGGCCGACCGGGTCGAGGTGAACTACCAGACCGTCGGCTACCTCGAGCGCGGTGACTACAACCCCAGCCTCGAGCTCGCCTTCCGGCTGAGCGAGGTCTTCGGGGTACCGATCGAGGCGATCTTCTCGCGCCGGGCGTTCCGCCCGATGAGCGAGGAGCTCTACAGCCGCCAGCCCGGGGGAGGGCTCACCGATGAGCGCTGAGGCACCCCGCCGGAGGCGGTCGAGACCGTCACCGCCAGCCCCCGTCCGCCTCGTCGTGGGGGTGGCGATCGCCGTCGTCGCGATGCTCGCGCTCTTCGCGGTGCCGGCCAGCGTCGGCTGGGGCTGGTTCGCCTATGCGGCGCTGGCGTTCGCCACCGTGGCCACGATCCGCAGCACCCCGCGTGAGCCCGGGTTCTGGCTCGGCCGTCGCATCGTCCGCCGCGCCGTCGTGCTCGCCGTCGCCGCCGACTGCGTCGCCCTGCTCGGCACCGACCTCTCCGCCACCCACGGCGCCGCCCCCGGCGGGTTCCTGATCCTCGGCCTGCTGCTCCTCAACGTGGTGCTCGGCCGGGCGACCCTGCGGCTGGCGACCGCGCCGGACGCCGAGGTGGACGAGCGCCAGGAGGCGCTGCGCAACCGCGCTCACCACCTCGCCTACTGGCTGCTCGCGGTGGCGGTCGGGGGCACGGTGCTGGTGGCCGGCGTCGCCTCGGCGGCGAGCCGTGCCTGGCTGGAGACGGCGCTGCACGGCGGGGCCTGGTGGGTGCTCGGCGAGCTCCTCTTCGTCCTCCCCGCGCTCACCCTGGCGTGGCTGGAGCCGGACCGGTTCGCACCCGAGG includes:
- a CDS encoding helix-turn-helix transcriptional regulator yields the protein MDKKRGGSPAAGAGAPLHNRIAVLRAERGLSRQQLADRVEVNYQTVGYLERGDYNPSLELAFRLSEVFGVPIEAIFSRRAFRPMSEELYSRQPGGGLTDER
- a CDS encoding crosslink repair DNA glycosylase YcaQ family protein — translated: MIALSAAEARRLLLHRQGLGAAAERRGRTDDRVAAMLRRLGAVQLDTISVLARSHELVTYARLGAVGRAAVEAAYWGRPPRAFEYWAHAACVLPLEEWPWFEARRRRNRARRERTERSTAAARSEVLARLADLGPVTTADLGGAKNGAGIWWDWSPLKLAVEELLAGGEVVCVERRGWRRVYELADRAVPAELRALAPPDDVDCAAHLVGLAAERLGVGTVQDLADYFRLPLADARAGIEAARLTPVAVEAWGEPAWADPAALVAPPPPARFRPVLLSPFDSLLWDRRRAERTLGFVHRLEAYVPRALRLHGYFVMPLLAGGRIRGRVDPARSGHTLVARRVSVDPPAVPAMARALVEAASWVGCDAVAVEEVVPAELAGPLRAAVAAAGG